In the genome of Pseudarthrobacter sp. IC2-21, one region contains:
- a CDS encoding exodeoxyribonuclease III, giving the protein MSSALKKDHLRIASVNVNGLRAAFKNGMAAWLEPREVDILCLQEVRAPDAIVRQLLGDGWHILHAEAEAKGRAGVAIASREEPLYTRNGIGDDYFATAGRWVEADFRVNDAAGNPVQLTVASAYVHSGEAGTPKQVDKYRFLDVMSTRLPELTKHSDHALVVGDLNVGHTERDIRNWKGNVRKAGFLPEERAYFDRFFGEDIGWRDVHRGLAGDVDGPYTWWSQRGQAFDNDTGWRIDYHLATPDLAAAAVSAVVDRAPSWDTRFSDHAPLVVDYRL; this is encoded by the coding sequence GTGAGTTCGGCATTGAAGAAGGATCACCTTCGCATCGCATCAGTCAACGTCAACGGCCTCCGGGCTGCCTTCAAGAACGGCATGGCGGCCTGGCTGGAGCCCCGCGAAGTGGATATCCTCTGCCTCCAGGAGGTCCGGGCACCCGACGCGATCGTACGCCAGTTGCTGGGCGACGGCTGGCATATCCTCCATGCCGAAGCGGAAGCCAAAGGCCGTGCCGGCGTCGCCATTGCGTCGCGCGAAGAACCCCTGTACACCCGCAACGGCATCGGGGATGACTACTTCGCCACCGCCGGCCGCTGGGTGGAGGCTGATTTCCGCGTGAACGATGCCGCCGGAAACCCTGTTCAGCTGACGGTCGCCAGCGCCTACGTGCACTCCGGCGAGGCCGGAACTCCCAAGCAGGTGGACAAGTACCGCTTCCTGGACGTCATGAGCACCCGCCTGCCGGAGCTCACCAAGCACAGTGATCACGCACTCGTCGTGGGCGACCTCAACGTTGGCCACACCGAACGGGACATCCGGAACTGGAAGGGTAACGTCAGGAAAGCCGGCTTCCTGCCCGAGGAACGCGCCTACTTTGACCGCTTCTTCGGCGAGGACATCGGTTGGAGGGATGTTCATCGCGGCCTGGCAGGAGATGTGGACGGCCCGTACACCTGGTGGTCACAACGTGGCCAGGCGTTCGATAACGACACCGGTTGGCGCATCGACTACCACCTGGCCACACCGGACCTCGCAGCGGCCGCCGTCTCCGCAGTTGTGGACCGGGCGCCCTCGTGGGACACCCGCTTCTCTGACCATGCCCCGCTGGTAGTGGACTACCGGCTCTAA
- the trpS gene encoding tryptophan--tRNA ligase, which translates to MTSSPSQGRKRILSGAKPTADSLHLGNYIGAVRNWVDMQSAYDAVFFIPDLHAITVDFDPAELSNRTRVVAAQYIAAGIDPDKSIFFVQSHVPEHAQLAWALNCITGFGEASRMTQFKDKTQKAGADAATLGLFAYPTLMAADILLYQTDLVPVGEDQRQHLELTRNLAQRFNTRFGETFTVPEATILKESAKIYDLQNPTAKMSKTGESPNGSIQLLEDPKVAAKRIKSAVTDTGTEIRFDLEEKPGISNLLTIYSSLTGKPVPELEAEYQGKMYGHLKVDLAEVMVDFITPLRNRTNELMADPAELDRLLAQGAERAREIASVTLSQVYERMGFLPSLRLAGVR; encoded by the coding sequence ATGACCAGCTCACCTTCACAGGGCCGCAAACGGATTCTTTCCGGCGCCAAGCCCACAGCCGACTCCCTGCACCTGGGCAACTACATCGGTGCCGTCCGCAACTGGGTGGACATGCAGTCCGCCTACGACGCCGTGTTCTTCATCCCCGATCTGCACGCCATCACCGTGGACTTCGACCCGGCCGAACTCAGCAACCGCACCCGCGTGGTGGCGGCCCAGTACATCGCGGCCGGCATTGATCCGGACAAGAGCATCTTCTTCGTCCAGTCACACGTCCCCGAGCACGCGCAGCTGGCGTGGGCGCTGAACTGCATCACCGGCTTCGGCGAAGCCTCCCGCATGACCCAGTTCAAGGACAAAACACAGAAGGCCGGCGCCGACGCCGCCACCCTGGGGCTCTTCGCCTACCCCACCCTGATGGCCGCGGACATCCTGCTGTACCAGACCGACCTGGTGCCGGTTGGTGAGGACCAGCGCCAGCACCTGGAGCTGACCCGGAACCTGGCCCAGCGGTTCAACACACGCTTCGGCGAGACCTTCACCGTGCCCGAGGCCACCATCCTCAAGGAAAGCGCGAAGATCTACGACCTGCAGAACCCCACCGCCAAGATGTCGAAAACGGGGGAGTCACCCAACGGCTCCATCCAGCTCCTGGAAGACCCCAAGGTGGCCGCCAAGCGCATCAAGTCGGCGGTGACGGATACCGGCACGGAGATCCGGTTCGACCTCGAAGAAAAGCCGGGCATCTCCAACCTGCTGACCATCTATTCCTCCCTGACCGGCAAACCGGTGCCGGAGCTCGAGGCCGAGTACCAAGGCAAAATGTATGGCCACCTGAAGGTGGATCTCGCCGAAGTCATGGTGGACTTCATCACGCCGCTGCGAAACCGCACCAACGAGCTGATGGCGGATCCGGCCGAGCTGGACAGGCTGCTTGCCCAGGGCGCGGAGCGTGCCCGCGAGATCGCTTCGGTGACGCTCAGCCAGGTCTATGAGCGGATGGGTTTCCTGCCCTCACTGCGCCTGGCCGGAGTCCGCTAG
- a CDS encoding 2'-5' RNA ligase family protein — MPAARTVSEGVSVGVILGFPPAIAAELQRWRASFGDPMAGVVPAHITLVTTTPTDDWEATRAHVHEVARNQAPFMVTISGTGTFRPVSPVVYINVEEGFDACVELHEKLQTGPLQRDLPFSYHPHVTIAHDVAPESLDQAETVLESYRATFPVVSMGLYEHDADGIWQLREELDFGTETDDDGGGGGTTKDADANGATASH; from the coding sequence ATGCCGGCCGCGAGGACTGTCAGCGAAGGAGTGAGCGTCGGCGTCATTCTGGGGTTCCCGCCTGCCATCGCGGCGGAACTTCAGCGGTGGCGGGCTTCGTTCGGTGATCCGATGGCCGGGGTGGTCCCCGCCCACATCACGCTGGTCACCACCACCCCCACCGACGACTGGGAAGCCACCCGCGCCCACGTCCATGAGGTGGCCCGCAACCAGGCCCCGTTTATGGTGACCATTTCCGGTACGGGGACTTTCCGGCCGGTTTCCCCGGTGGTTTACATCAACGTGGAAGAGGGCTTCGACGCCTGCGTGGAGCTGCACGAGAAACTTCAGACCGGCCCGCTCCAACGGGACCTGCCGTTTTCGTACCATCCCCATGTCACCATCGCCCACGATGTTGCCCCGGAGAGCCTCGATCAGGCCGAAACGGTGCTCGAAAGCTACAGGGCCACCTTCCCTGTGGTTAGCATGGGACTCTACGAGCATGATGCTGACGGCATCTGGCAGCTACGGGAAGAGTTGGACTTTGGGACCGAAACTGACGACGACGGCGGGGGCGGCGGCACCACGAAAGACGCCGACGCAAACGGAGCCACCGCTTCCCACTGA
- a CDS encoding YihY/virulence factor BrkB family protein, with the protein MEWGKARRSDGGPLASLMALVQWLLARLNAFRPMRAWQHYNLQHGPLMSAGIGFNMFFSITGLLATGFSIAGLVLQGQPALLDNIISSVAQSAPGLLKVNGGAGLVDPKDLLNPTGLGWTAVIAAVVTVITSLGWIAGLRDGLRGVVQLPPLKLNIILMKLRDAGTLLLLGVALVISAGASLVFGTAAGWVSDFLHLDPVIAGPLTTLIKIGVPLVLSWVTAVVMFRLAGGLKLSRRALLEGTILAAVGTTILQVFSTELLAGAGRNPILAPFAIIIGLLIWFNLVSQVYLVSAAWSVVREADLTSAPAGHEKGLWGSRHIQPGKTPVERDGGPAASARRPGIGRPRQK; encoded by the coding sequence ATGGAGTGGGGCAAGGCCAGAAGATCCGACGGCGGCCCGCTGGCCAGCCTCATGGCGCTGGTCCAGTGGCTGCTCGCCCGGCTTAACGCCTTCCGGCCGATGCGTGCATGGCAGCACTACAACCTCCAGCACGGCCCGCTCATGAGTGCCGGCATCGGCTTCAACATGTTCTTCTCCATCACGGGCCTGCTGGCGACGGGATTCTCCATTGCCGGCCTGGTGCTGCAGGGCCAGCCTGCACTGCTGGACAACATCATCAGCAGCGTGGCCCAAAGTGCGCCCGGCCTGCTGAAAGTCAATGGCGGCGCAGGCCTGGTGGATCCCAAGGACCTGCTGAACCCGACCGGCCTGGGCTGGACCGCCGTGATCGCAGCGGTGGTCACCGTGATCACATCCCTGGGATGGATCGCCGGGCTGCGTGACGGCCTGCGCGGCGTGGTGCAGCTGCCGCCACTGAAACTCAACATCATCCTGATGAAGCTGCGGGACGCGGGCACCCTGCTGCTGCTGGGCGTGGCCCTGGTCATCAGCGCGGGCGCGTCGCTGGTGTTCGGCACCGCCGCCGGATGGGTCAGCGACTTCCTCCACCTGGACCCCGTTATCGCCGGTCCGCTGACCACGCTGATCAAGATCGGTGTGCCGCTGGTGCTCAGCTGGGTGACCGCCGTCGTGATGTTCCGCCTGGCGGGCGGGCTGAAGCTCTCCCGGCGTGCGCTGCTGGAAGGGACCATCCTGGCCGCGGTGGGCACCACCATTCTGCAGGTCTTCAGCACTGAACTGCTCGCCGGTGCCGGCCGGAACCCCATCCTGGCACCGTTCGCCATCATCATCGGCCTGCTGATCTGGTTCAACCTGGTCAGCCAGGTCTACCTGGTGTCGGCCGCCTGGTCAGTTGTCCGCGAAGCGGACCTCACGAGCGCGCCTGCCGGTCACGAGAAGGGGCTCTGGGGCTCCCGCCACATCCAGCCCGGCAAGACGCCCGTGGAGCGCGACGGCGGTCCCGCCGCTAGTGCCCGGCGTCCAGGTATTGGTCGGCCCAGGCAGAAATGA
- a CDS encoding alpha/beta hydrolase family protein has product MSRSEKVSFEGTTGELLSGIIDLPEGPVRGWGLFSHGFTLGKDSPSASRMCKALADSGIGMLRFDNLGLGESAGHWSEGSFSHKVADTVRAAEFMRAQGKQISLLVGHSFGGAAVLSAARQIPELDAVATVGAPFSPKHVAHVFDAALDRILSEGSAEVDLGGKRVEIRKHFVEDLENADLTDCIRQLHKPLMVLHSPTDNTVGIENASTIFQTARHPRNFISLEGSDHLLTGKGQAARAARIISAWADQYLDAGH; this is encoded by the coding sequence ATGTCCCGCTCTGAAAAAGTCAGCTTCGAAGGAACCACCGGCGAGCTCCTCTCCGGCATCATTGACCTTCCGGAGGGGCCGGTTCGCGGCTGGGGCCTGTTCTCCCACGGCTTCACCCTGGGCAAGGACAGCCCGTCCGCGTCCAGGATGTGCAAGGCCTTGGCCGACAGCGGGATCGGCATGCTGCGCTTCGACAATCTGGGGCTGGGCGAGTCCGCCGGCCACTGGTCCGAGGGCTCCTTCAGCCACAAGGTGGCGGACACGGTGAGGGCTGCGGAGTTCATGCGCGCGCAGGGCAAGCAAATTTCGCTGCTGGTGGGCCACTCCTTTGGCGGTGCAGCCGTACTGTCCGCGGCCAGGCAGATTCCCGAGCTCGACGCCGTCGCAACCGTAGGTGCCCCGTTCTCCCCCAAGCATGTGGCGCACGTGTTCGACGCCGCCCTGGACAGGATCCTCAGCGAGGGCAGCGCCGAAGTGGATCTGGGCGGGAAACGCGTGGAGATCCGGAAGCATTTTGTGGAGGACCTGGAGAACGCGGACCTTACGGACTGCATCCGGCAACTGCACAAGCCCCTGATGGTGCTGCACTCCCCCACGGACAACACGGTGGGCATCGAAAACGCCAGCACCATCTTCCAAACCGCCCGCCACCCGCGGAACTTCATCTCACTCGAAGGCAGCGACCACCTGCTGACCGGCAAGGGTCAGGCAGCCCGTGCCGCCCGGATCATTTCTGCCTGGGCCGACCAATACCTGGACGCCGGGCACTAG
- a CDS encoding succinate dehydrogenase iron-sulfur subunit, whose protein sequence is MTAELAEPASKIELPAGVGGGGDIPSFDVTLRVRRYNPEVSEDATWDDFKVTMYGTDRVLDALHKVKWEIDGSVSFRRSCAHGVCGSDAMRINGRNRLACKTLLKDLDTSKPITVEPIKGLPVEKDLIVDMEPFFQSFREVMPFLINKGHEPTKERLQSAEDRERFDDTTKCILCAACTSSCPVFWTDGQYFGPAAIVNAHRFIFDSRDDAGDMRLEILNDKEGVWRCRTTFNCTEACPRGIQVTQAIAEVKQAILSRKV, encoded by the coding sequence ATGACCGCTGAACTCGCTGAGCCAGCCTCAAAGATCGAACTGCCCGCCGGCGTCGGCGGGGGCGGGGACATCCCTTCCTTCGACGTCACGCTGCGTGTGCGCCGCTACAACCCCGAGGTGTCCGAGGACGCCACGTGGGATGACTTCAAGGTGACCATGTACGGCACCGACCGCGTGCTGGATGCCCTGCACAAAGTCAAGTGGGAAATCGACGGCAGCGTCTCGTTCCGCCGTTCCTGCGCCCACGGTGTCTGCGGTTCCGATGCCATGCGCATCAACGGCCGCAATCGCCTGGCCTGCAAGACCCTCCTGAAGGACTTGGATACGTCCAAGCCCATCACGGTCGAGCCCATCAAGGGCCTGCCGGTGGAGAAGGACCTTATTGTGGACATGGAGCCGTTCTTCCAGTCGTTCCGCGAAGTCATGCCCTTCCTGATCAACAAGGGCCACGAGCCCACCAAGGAACGCCTGCAGTCCGCCGAGGACCGCGAGCGGTTCGACGACACCACCAAGTGCATCCTGTGCGCTGCGTGCACCTCGTCCTGCCCCGTGTTCTGGACCGATGGCCAGTACTTCGGGCCGGCCGCGATCGTCAACGCGCACCGCTTCATCTTCGATTCCCGTGATGACGCCGGTGACATGCGCCTGGAGATCCTGAACGACAAGGAAGGTGTGTGGCGCTGCCGCACCACCTTCAACTGCACCGAAGCATGCCCCCGCGGCATTCAGGTGACCCAGGCCATTGCCGAGGTCAAGCAGGCAATCCTCTCGCGCAAGGTCTAA
- the sdhA gene encoding succinate dehydrogenase flavoprotein subunit codes for MQVHKYDVVIVGAGGAGMRAAIESGQRARTAVLTKLYPTRSHTGAAQGGMCAALANVEEDNWEWHTFDTVKGGDYLVDQDAAEVMAKEAIDAVLDLEKMGLPFNRTPEGRIDQRRFGGHTRDHGKAPVRRACYAADRTGHMILQTLYQNCVKHNVEFYNEYYVLDLLTVEEDAVREDGTPYKQKRVAGVVSYDLASGELHVFQAKSVVFASGGAGKVFKTTSNAHTLTGDGMGIAFRRGIPLEDMEFFQFHPTGLAGLGILLSEAARGEGAILRNSEGERFMERYAPTIKDLAPRDIVARSMANEVREGRGCGPNKDYVLLDLTHLEPAHIDAKLPDITEFARTYLGVEPYTEPVPVFPTAHYAMGGIPTNISAEVLQDNDTVIPGLYAAGEVACVSVHGSNRLGTNSLLDINVFGKRAGIAAAEYSKTADFVELPEDPEAYTIDLLNIARNGTGDEKVALIRKDLQDTMDANMQVFRTADTLNQVLRDIESFEARYKNISVQDKGKRFNLDLLEAVELGFLLELAKVMTVAALHREESRGGHFREDFPERDDEKFMKHSMAYKDDHAPADGSAESIAGIRLATKPVVFTRYEPMVRKY; via the coding sequence ATGCAGGTCCATAAGTACGACGTCGTCATCGTCGGTGCCGGTGGCGCTGGCATGCGCGCCGCGATCGAATCCGGTCAGCGCGCGCGCACAGCAGTACTGACCAAGCTCTACCCCACCCGCTCGCACACCGGTGCGGCGCAGGGCGGCATGTGCGCGGCCCTTGCCAACGTCGAGGAAGACAACTGGGAATGGCACACCTTCGACACCGTCAAGGGCGGCGACTACCTGGTTGACCAGGACGCCGCGGAGGTGATGGCAAAGGAAGCCATCGACGCCGTGCTGGACCTTGAGAAGATGGGCCTGCCGTTCAACCGCACGCCTGAGGGCCGGATCGACCAGCGCCGCTTCGGCGGCCACACCCGCGATCACGGCAAGGCACCGGTCCGCCGCGCCTGCTACGCCGCAGACCGCACCGGCCACATGATCCTGCAGACGCTGTACCAAAACTGCGTCAAGCACAATGTGGAGTTCTACAACGAGTACTACGTCCTGGACCTGCTGACGGTCGAGGAAGACGCCGTCCGCGAGGACGGCACACCGTACAAGCAGAAGCGCGTGGCCGGGGTTGTGTCCTACGACCTCGCCTCCGGTGAGCTGCACGTCTTCCAGGCCAAGTCCGTGGTGTTCGCCTCCGGCGGCGCGGGCAAGGTCTTCAAGACCACCTCCAACGCCCACACCCTCACCGGTGACGGCATGGGAATCGCCTTCCGCCGCGGCATCCCGCTGGAAGACATGGAGTTCTTCCAGTTCCACCCGACAGGCCTTGCCGGCCTCGGCATCCTGCTCTCCGAAGCAGCCCGCGGTGAGGGCGCCATCCTGCGTAACTCCGAGGGTGAGCGCTTCATGGAGCGCTATGCACCCACCATCAAGGACCTCGCACCGCGTGACATCGTGGCCCGCTCCATGGCCAATGAAGTCCGCGAAGGCCGCGGCTGCGGCCCGAACAAGGACTACGTCCTCCTGGACCTGACCCACCTGGAGCCGGCGCACATCGACGCCAAGCTCCCGGACATCACCGAGTTTGCCCGCACCTACCTTGGTGTGGAGCCCTACACGGAACCGGTTCCCGTGTTCCCCACGGCGCACTACGCCATGGGCGGCATCCCCACCAACATCAGCGCCGAGGTCCTGCAGGACAACGACACCGTGATCCCGGGCCTGTACGCCGCCGGTGAAGTGGCATGCGTGTCCGTCCACGGCTCCAACCGCCTGGGCACCAACTCACTGCTTGACATCAACGTGTTCGGCAAGCGCGCCGGCATTGCAGCGGCCGAGTACTCCAAGACCGCCGACTTCGTGGAACTCCCCGAAGACCCGGAGGCCTACACCATCGATCTGCTGAACATTGCCCGCAACGGCACCGGCGACGAAAAGGTGGCCCTGATCCGTAAGGACCTGCAGGACACCATGGACGCCAACATGCAGGTGTTCCGCACTGCAGACACGCTGAACCAGGTTCTGCGGGACATCGAGTCCTTCGAAGCCCGCTACAAGAACATCAGCGTCCAGGACAAGGGCAAGCGCTTCAACCTGGACCTGCTCGAAGCTGTCGAGCTGGGCTTCCTGCTGGAGCTGGCCAAGGTCATGACCGTAGCAGCGCTGCACCGTGAGGAATCCCGCGGCGGACACTTCCGCGAGGACTTCCCGGAACGTGACGACGAAAAATTCATGAAGCACTCCATGGCGTACAAGGATGACCACGCACCGGCGGATGGTTCCGCCGAGTCAATCGCGGGCATCCGACTTGCCACCAAACCGGTGGTCTTTACGCGCTACGAGCCGATGGTGAGGAAGTACTAA
- a CDS encoding succinate dehydrogenase hydrophobic membrane anchor subunit — translation MTATIDSPRSGKISPRYRRSGGSKGNFEMLAWLFMRLSGVVLVVLIFGHLFVNLLVGEGIHAIDFGFVAGKWADPFWQIWDLAMLWLAMLHGTNGVRTIINDYAEKDSTRLWLKIVLYAATAVIIVLGTLVIFTFNPCPVVNGVPLPGGFCPA, via the coding sequence ATGACTGCAACTATCGACAGCCCCCGCAGCGGGAAGATCTCACCGCGGTACCGCCGCAGCGGCGGATCCAAGGGCAACTTCGAAATGCTGGCGTGGCTGTTCATGCGCCTCTCCGGCGTTGTCCTGGTGGTGCTGATCTTCGGCCACCTCTTCGTGAACCTCCTGGTGGGCGAAGGCATCCACGCCATCGACTTCGGCTTCGTCGCCGGCAAGTGGGCTGACCCGTTCTGGCAGATCTGGGACCTCGCCATGCTGTGGCTGGCCATGCTGCACGGCACCAACGGCGTCCGCACCATCATCAACGATTACGCCGAGAAGGACTCCACCCGTCTCTGGCTCAAGATCGTCCTGTACGCGGCCACTGCTGTGATTATCGTCCTGGGTACCCTGGTGATCTTCACGTTCAACCCGTGCCCCGTAGTTAACGGTGTCCCGCTGCCCGGCGGCTTCTGCCCCGCCTAG
- the sdhC gene encoding succinate dehydrogenase, cytochrome b556 subunit — protein MPTKPAGTLYRGREGQWSWVGHRITGVVIFFFLLVHVLDTSLVRVSPEAYTAVIGAYKNPLMALGETGLVAAIVFHAFNGLRIIAVDFWKKGAKYQRQMLWTVLALWVVVMVGFSIRHLSLALGGH, from the coding sequence GTGCCGACGAAACCAGCTGGCACCTTGTACCGCGGCCGTGAAGGCCAGTGGTCCTGGGTAGGACACCGCATTACCGGTGTAGTGATTTTTTTCTTCTTGTTGGTCCATGTGCTGGACACCTCATTGGTGCGTGTGTCCCCCGAGGCTTACACCGCAGTCATCGGTGCATACAAGAACCCCCTCATGGCCCTGGGTGAAACGGGCCTGGTTGCCGCCATCGTTTTCCACGCCTTCAACGGCCTGCGTATCATCGCCGTGGACTTCTGGAAGAAGGGCGCAAAGTACCAGCGCCAGATGCTGTGGACCGTCCTGGCCCTGTGGGTAGTTGTGATGGTCGGCTTCTCCATCCGCCACCTTTCCCTCGCTCTTGGAGGTCACTAA